The following proteins come from a genomic window of Blastococcus sp. HT6-30:
- a CDS encoding SDR family oxidoreductase gives MSEPRPESQPAQQQSTPGTLGGMTPKPDHGEESYQGSGRLAGKVAVITGGDSGIGRAVAIAFAREGADVLISYLNEHEDAQDTARYVEDAGRRCVLVPGDLADRVHAKTVIPKAVEEFGRVDVLVNNAAYQMSHDSLEEISDEEWDYTVATNLSAMFTLTKDAIPHMRPGASIINSSSVNSDNPSPNLIAYAMTKAGIANFTASLAQMLAEKGIRANSVAPGPVWTPLIPATMPEEKVDSFGQQVPLGRPAQPAELAPVYVLLASDESSYVSGARIAVTGGKPIL, from the coding sequence GTGTCCGAGCCCCGCCCCGAGTCCCAGCCCGCCCAGCAGCAGAGCACCCCCGGCACCCTCGGCGGGATGACGCCGAAGCCGGACCACGGCGAGGAGAGCTACCAGGGCTCCGGTCGTCTGGCCGGCAAGGTCGCGGTCATCACCGGTGGCGACAGCGGCATCGGCCGCGCCGTCGCGATCGCCTTCGCCCGCGAGGGCGCCGACGTGCTCATCTCCTACCTGAACGAGCACGAGGACGCGCAGGACACCGCGAGGTACGTGGAGGACGCCGGCCGGAGGTGTGTGCTGGTGCCCGGCGACCTCGCCGACCGGGTGCACGCCAAGACGGTCATCCCCAAGGCCGTCGAGGAGTTCGGCCGGGTCGACGTCCTGGTCAACAACGCCGCCTACCAGATGAGCCACGACTCGCTCGAGGAGATCTCCGACGAGGAGTGGGACTACACCGTTGCGACGAACCTGTCGGCGATGTTCACCCTCACCAAGGACGCCATCCCGCACATGCGCCCCGGGGCGTCGATCATCAACTCTTCGTCGGTGAACTCCGACAACCCGAGCCCGAACCTGATCGCCTACGCGATGACCAAGGCCGGCATCGCCAACTTCACCGCCTCGCTGGCCCAGATGCTGGCCGAGAAGGGTATCCGGGCCAACAGCGTCGCCCCGGGACCGGTGTGGACGCCGCTGATCCCCGCGACCATGCCCGAGGAGAAGGTGGACAGCTTCGGCCAGCAGGTGCCCCTCGGCCGCCCCGCGCAGCCCGCCGAGCTGGCGCCGGTGTACGTGCTGCTGGCCAGCGACGAGTCCTCGTACGTCTCCGGCGCGCGCATCGCCGTCACCGGCGGCAAGCCCATCCTCTGA
- the mmuM gene encoding homocysteine S-methyltransferase, with amino-acid sequence MPALADALAAGPVVLDGGLSTELESRGHDVSSALWSARLLRDDPAAVVAAHAAFAAAGAQVATTASYQATVEGFAARGVAADEARRLIASSVTLAREGQGEGWVAGSVGPYGAMLADGSEYSGAYVPEVGGAELRAFHRPRMALLAEAGADVLACETVPAAAEAEALLAEAASLGVPVWLSLTTVLDEDGAPRTRRGELAADVYRMAAGVDEVLAVGVNCTAPAAVAATVAAAAAAGKPIVVYPNSGETWDAAARRWTGSPGIGPGAPSWIEAGARLVGGCCRVRPADVAAIATAVRGWACRR; translated from the coding sequence ATGCCTGCTCTCGCCGATGCGCTCGCCGCCGGACCGGTCGTGCTCGACGGCGGCCTCTCCACCGAGCTGGAGTCGCGGGGACACGACGTCTCCTCCGCGCTCTGGTCGGCGCGGCTGCTGCGCGACGATCCCGCAGCGGTCGTGGCCGCGCACGCCGCCTTCGCCGCGGCGGGGGCGCAGGTGGCGACGACCGCCAGCTACCAGGCCACGGTCGAGGGCTTCGCCGCCAGGGGCGTGGCCGCCGACGAGGCGCGCCGGCTGATCGCCTCGTCGGTGACGCTGGCCCGGGAGGGGCAGGGCGAGGGCTGGGTCGCCGGATCGGTGGGGCCGTACGGGGCGATGCTGGCCGACGGCTCGGAGTACTCCGGCGCGTACGTGCCCGAGGTCGGCGGCGCGGAGCTGCGGGCCTTCCACCGGCCGCGGATGGCGCTGCTCGCGGAGGCGGGGGCCGACGTCCTGGCCTGCGAGACGGTGCCGGCGGCGGCCGAGGCGGAGGCGCTGCTCGCCGAGGCGGCCTCGCTGGGCGTGCCCGTCTGGCTGTCCCTGACGACGGTGCTCGACGAGGACGGGGCACCCCGCACCCGGCGGGGGGAGCTCGCCGCCGACGTCTACCGGATGGCGGCGGGGGTCGACGAGGTCCTCGCGGTCGGCGTCAACTGCACCGCCCCGGCGGCGGTCGCCGCCACCGTGGCCGCGGCCGCCGCCGCCGGGAAGCCGATCGTCGTCTACCCGAACAGCGGTGAGACCTGGGACGCGGCAGCGCGCCGCTGGACCGGCTCCCCCGGCATCGGGCCGGGCGCCCCCTCCTGGATCGAGGCGGGGGCGCGCCTGGTCGGCGGCTGCTGCCGCGTCCGCCCGGCCGACGTCGCCGCGATCGCGACAGCGGTCAGAGGATGGGCTTGCCGCCGGTGA
- the yidD gene encoding membrane protein insertion efficiency factor YidD — protein MVFIWSSGWGPRRRRPRRGYGGLGSGYGPGYGRGYGGYGHGYGPPRGYGRRNDSCLRDLLFLNTGCCLANAVGCGLELMLVAPRSMPAIRAGQQGTGAAARLVAVVRYYQREISPKRRPCCHFTPTCSAYAVEALETHGALRGSWLTLRRLVRCRPGAAGGADPVPA, from the coding sequence ATGGTGTTCATCTGGAGCAGTGGCTGGGGCCCCCGCCGGCGCCGTCCCCGCCGGGGGTACGGCGGCCTGGGGTCCGGGTACGGGCCGGGCTACGGCCGCGGGTACGGCGGCTACGGCCACGGTTACGGCCCGCCGCGCGGCTACGGGCGCCGCAACGACTCCTGCCTGCGCGACCTGCTGTTCCTCAACACCGGCTGCTGCCTGGCCAACGCGGTCGGCTGCGGCCTGGAGCTGATGCTCGTGGCCCCGCGGTCGATGCCGGCCATCCGGGCCGGCCAGCAGGGCACCGGCGCGGCGGCCCGCCTCGTGGCCGTCGTCCGCTACTACCAGCGCGAGATCAGCCCGAAGCGCCGGCCGTGCTGCCACTTCACCCCGACGTGCTCGGCCTACGCCGTCGAGGCACTGGAGACCCACGGCGCGCTGCGTGGTTCGTGGCTGACCCTGCGCCGTCTGGTCCGCTGCCGCCCGGGTGCGGCGGGCGGAGCCGACCCCGTGCCCGCCTGA
- the arfB gene encoding alternative ribosome rescue aminoacyl-tRNA hydrolase ArfB: MPGTDDASGDLPVTGSFVVPAAALSWRFSRSSGPGGQGVNTADSRVELSVAPLELPGLSDGRRARLAARLGDRLVDGVLTVAASEHRQQLRNRQAARERLAAVLRAALAPPAPGRRRTKPTKGSQERRIQAKKQRGQLKKQRGSWD; encoded by the coding sequence GTGCCCGGAACCGACGACGCCTCCGGTGACCTGCCGGTCACCGGGTCCTTCGTCGTGCCCGCGGCGGCCCTGTCGTGGCGGTTCTCGCGCAGCTCGGGGCCGGGCGGGCAGGGTGTCAACACCGCCGACTCCCGGGTGGAGCTGTCCGTCGCCCCCCTTGAGCTCCCCGGGCTGTCCGACGGCCGGCGCGCCCGGCTCGCCGCTCGGCTGGGGGACCGGCTGGTCGACGGCGTGCTGACCGTCGCCGCGAGCGAGCACCGCCAACAGCTGCGCAACCGGCAGGCGGCCCGGGAACGGCTGGCCGCCGTCCTCCGGGCCGCGCTGGCCCCGCCTGCTCCGGGCCGCCGCCGCACCAAGCCGACGAAGGGCTCGCAGGAGCGCCGCATCCAGGCCAAGAAGCAGCGCGGGCAGCTGAAGAAGCAGCGCGGCTCCTGGGACTGA
- a CDS encoding DUF1905 domain-containing protein, which produces MTTTQELDVTFTAPIEKDGAFPTYLVVPGSAELLGTRRAVKVTGTADGHAFAATLMPSGEGPHWLPLRAAICSAIGKNRAGEQVTVHLQHRLT; this is translated from the coding sequence ATGACCACCACCCAGGAGCTGGACGTGACCTTCACCGCCCCCATCGAGAAGGACGGCGCCTTCCCGACCTACCTGGTCGTGCCCGGCTCGGCCGAACTGCTGGGCACGCGCCGGGCCGTCAAGGTCACCGGGACCGCCGACGGGCACGCTTTCGCCGCCACCCTCATGCCGTCGGGGGAGGGCCCGCACTGGCTGCCGCTACGGGCGGCGATCTGCTCGGCCATCGGCAAGAACCGCGCCGGCGAGCAGGTCACCGTGCACCTGCAGCACCGGCTGACCTAG
- a CDS encoding N-acetyltransferase, whose amino-acid sequence MTPPGPIVRRIDDPDEPGPDVRVAEQRDVPAIAATLTVALADSRWTRWALPDDGRMQRLTRLHELDAAHRGVSTGTAWVTEALDAVAVWEPPAGAAGTRPLADDVRAALARELPYLGGPRARAVADTDAFLTAARPDRPHWWLRHLGVRPSARRKGLAAAVLAPVLVRCDAERTPAAAAVYGWANVRFLRGFGFQVTETARTTDDELPLWVLVREPLSLS is encoded by the coding sequence GTGACCCCTCCCGGCCCGATAGTCCGGCGGATCGACGACCCGGACGAGCCCGGGCCCGACGTCCGCGTCGCCGAGCAGCGGGACGTGCCCGCCATCGCCGCCACGCTCACCGTCGCGCTGGCCGACTCCCGCTGGACCCGCTGGGCGCTGCCCGACGACGGCCGGATGCAGCGGCTGACCCGGCTGCACGAGCTCGACGCCGCCCACCGCGGGGTCTCCACCGGCACGGCGTGGGTGACCGAGGCGCTGGACGCCGTCGCCGTCTGGGAGCCACCGGCCGGCGCCGCCGGTACCCGCCCGCTGGCCGACGACGTGCGCGCCGCCCTCGCCCGGGAACTGCCGTACCTGGGCGGGCCGCGGGCCCGCGCAGTGGCCGACACCGACGCGTTCCTCACCGCCGCGCGGCCCGACCGGCCGCACTGGTGGCTGCGCCACCTCGGGGTGCGCCCCTCGGCCCGCCGCAAGGGGCTGGCCGCCGCCGTCCTCGCTCCCGTTCTGGTGCGCTGCGACGCGGAGCGGACACCCGCCGCCGCGGCCGTGTACGGCTGGGCGAACGTGCGGTTCCTGCGCGGCTTCGGCTTCCAGGTGACCGAGACCGCCCGCACCACCGACGACGAGCTGCCGCTGTGGGTGCTGGTGCGCGAGCCGCTCTCGCTGAGCTGA
- a CDS encoding PRC and DUF2382 domain-containing protein, whose product MITEHQLSDVIGSTAVGPDGKLGTVGEVYLDDETGRPEWATVRTGMFGTKETFVPLADADISGEELRVPYAKDKIKNAPHIDTDGHLSPAEETELYRYYGLAAGGTGTGTGTDTTRTTTTDTTRGAVGHDTSGPTTDDAMTRSEEQLHVGTQRVETGRARLRKYVVSENVSQTVPVSHEEIRIEREPITDANVGDALDGPAISEEEHEVVLHAERPVVEKEAVPVERVRLDTQTVTEQETVTEQVRKEQVELDTDGTDGTGTRR is encoded by the coding sequence ATGATCACCGAGCACCAGCTGAGCGACGTCATCGGCAGCACCGCCGTCGGCCCCGACGGCAAGCTGGGCACCGTCGGCGAGGTCTACCTCGACGACGAGACCGGCCGCCCCGAGTGGGCCACCGTCCGCACCGGGATGTTCGGCACCAAGGAGACCTTCGTGCCCCTGGCCGACGCCGACATCTCCGGCGAGGAGCTGCGCGTGCCCTACGCCAAGGACAAGATCAAGAACGCTCCGCACATCGACACCGACGGGCACCTCTCTCCCGCGGAGGAGACCGAGCTGTACCGGTACTACGGCCTCGCCGCCGGCGGCACCGGCACCGGCACCGGCACCGACACCACGCGCACGACGACCACGGACACGACCCGCGGGGCCGTCGGCCACGACACCTCCGGGCCCACGACCGACGACGCGATGACCCGCTCCGAGGAGCAGCTGCACGTCGGCACCCAGCGGGTGGAGACCGGCCGCGCCCGGCTCCGCAAGTACGTCGTCTCGGAGAACGTCTCGCAGACCGTGCCGGTGTCGCACGAGGAGATCCGCATCGAGCGCGAGCCGATCACCGACGCCAACGTCGGCGACGCCCTCGACGGCCCGGCCATCTCCGAGGAGGAGCACGAGGTCGTGCTCCACGCGGAGCGCCCGGTCGTGGAGAAGGAGGCCGTCCCGGTCGAGCGCGTCCGCCTGGACACCCAGACCGTCACCGAGCAGGAGACGGTCACCGAGCAGGTCCGCAAGGAGCAGGTGGAGCTGGACACCGACGGCACGGACGGCACCGGCACCCGCCGCTGA
- a CDS encoding TetR/AcrR family transcriptional regulator C-terminal domain-containing protein: protein MTEPDPTADPDSPEGRGGAAAAVPATPPGAGRSGLDRRRILGAAIEFIDDNGLTALTMRRLGAHLGVEAMALYRYVPGREQLLDGVVESVVDELYGDPDVHLSAVHGWQDYLQRLAHGVRRIALAHPEVFPLVATRPPAAPWVRPPLRSLRWVESFLDTLVDSGFPEEAAVAAYRAYSSFLLGHLLLEVSQKGVRISPEDQPEGVPDAAGSTDLSAYPTVVRLEPLLSLDESAAEFEEALENLLGRLEVVLAEARTPRRGTPST from the coding sequence ATGACCGAGCCGGACCCGACCGCCGACCCCGACAGCCCCGAGGGCCGCGGTGGCGCGGCCGCGGCGGTCCCGGCCACCCCGCCCGGTGCCGGGCGGTCGGGGCTCGACCGGCGCCGGATCCTCGGTGCGGCCATCGAGTTCATCGACGACAACGGGTTGACCGCGCTGACCATGCGCCGGCTCGGCGCCCACCTCGGCGTGGAGGCCATGGCGCTGTACCGCTACGTGCCCGGCCGCGAGCAGTTGCTCGACGGCGTCGTGGAGTCGGTCGTCGACGAGCTCTACGGCGACCCCGACGTGCATCTGAGCGCGGTGCACGGCTGGCAGGACTACCTGCAGCGGCTGGCGCACGGGGTCCGCCGGATCGCCCTGGCCCACCCCGAGGTCTTCCCCCTGGTGGCCACCCGGCCGCCGGCGGCCCCGTGGGTCCGCCCGCCGCTGCGCAGCCTCCGCTGGGTCGAGTCCTTCCTGGACACCCTGGTCGACAGCGGCTTTCCCGAGGAGGCCGCGGTCGCGGCGTACCGGGCGTACTCCAGCTTCCTGCTGGGCCACCTGCTGCTGGAGGTCTCGCAGAAGGGCGTGAGGATCAGCCCGGAGGACCAGCCCGAGGGCGTGCCGGACGCGGCGGGGAGCACCGACCTGAGCGCTTACCCGACCGTCGTCCGCCTCGAGCCGCTGCTCTCGCTGGACGAATCGGCCGCCGAGTTCGAGGAGGCGCTGGAGAACCTGCTCGGCCGCCTGGAGGTCGTGCTGGCCGAGGCGCGCACCCCCCGGCGCGGAACCCCGAGCACCTGA
- a CDS encoding molybdopterin oxidoreductase family protein: protein MSATVSPASAAPGVRASRTTNTHCPYCSLQCGMAVTAGARPATLVPLDFPTNRGGLCSKGWSSAELLDHPERLLRPLVRAVPGDRTSPLVESAWDEALDRVVAAIERTQRRHGRDAVGCFGGGSLTNEQAYQFGKFARVALRTSAIDYNGRFCMSSAAGAANRAFGLDRGMPFPLSDIAEADVVVLVGSNPADTMPPAMQWFDAGRERGAQHIVVDPRRTATARSAALHLQPLPGTDLALANGLLHIALAEGLVDEEYVAARTTGFEAVRDGVAAYWPDRVERLTGVPVPDQRRTVFALARAEKAMILTARGAEQHRSGTDTAQAWINLALALGLPGRRGSGWGTVTGQGNGQGGREHGQKADQLPGYRSLTDPAARAHVAAVWGVDPDDLPKPGRSAFELLDALGTDGGVRTLLVLASNVAVSAPDARRVISRLGDLDFLAVSDFFLSETAELADVVLPSAMWAEEAGTMTNLEGRVIRRRRALDPPDGVRDDLQLLAELADRLGAGELFSGDPETVFEELGRASAGGTADYSGISYRRIDEEQGVFWPCPGETHPGTPRLFLDRFATPDGRARFLRVEHVDAHERPDADHPYVLTTGRVLAQYQSGTQTRRTRSLQLIAPSPRAELHPDLARALGVGNDDVVELSTRRGRARFHASVTDTIRPDTVFVPFHWGGGASANALTDADALDPTSKMPAFKVCAVAVTRVGGPEERIPPPPAAAQPRPTAHRPATAPVPHPPSRTTTTRRTPVKSTPRFLQGVFPITGEGLSKPGPIDPALHYTVPTGHTAQALYFRGGNSTAELVYVLLVRDGKPMRWFPIGAKADTHVPLRVVEDLVGGSVVELHAAAPEGVTGELVVDLGLVEV, encoded by the coding sequence GTGTCCGCCACCGTCTCGCCCGCGTCCGCCGCCCCGGGCGTGCGCGCCTCCCGGACGACGAACACGCACTGCCCGTACTGCTCGCTCCAGTGCGGCATGGCCGTCACCGCCGGCGCCCGGCCGGCCACCCTGGTGCCGCTGGACTTCCCGACCAACCGCGGCGGGCTGTGCTCGAAGGGCTGGTCGTCGGCCGAGCTGCTCGACCACCCGGAGCGGCTGCTGCGGCCGCTGGTGCGCGCCGTCCCCGGCGACCGCACCAGTCCGCTCGTGGAGAGCGCCTGGGACGAGGCGCTCGACCGGGTCGTGGCCGCGATCGAGCGCACCCAGCGGCGCCACGGCCGCGACGCCGTCGGCTGCTTCGGCGGCGGGTCGCTGACCAACGAGCAGGCCTACCAGTTCGGCAAGTTCGCGCGGGTCGCGCTCCGCACCAGCGCCATCGACTACAACGGCCGGTTCTGCATGTCCTCGGCGGCCGGTGCGGCCAACCGCGCCTTTGGCCTCGACCGGGGCATGCCGTTCCCGCTCAGCGACATCGCCGAGGCCGACGTCGTCGTGCTGGTGGGCAGCAACCCGGCCGACACCATGCCGCCGGCCATGCAGTGGTTCGACGCGGGCCGGGAGCGCGGCGCCCAGCACATCGTCGTCGACCCCCGGCGCACGGCCACCGCCCGCAGCGCCGCGCTGCACCTGCAGCCGCTGCCCGGCACCGACCTGGCGCTGGCCAACGGGCTGCTGCACATCGCGCTGGCCGAGGGGCTGGTCGACGAGGAGTACGTGGCCGCGCGCACCACCGGGTTCGAGGCGGTGCGGGACGGTGTCGCCGCCTACTGGCCCGACCGCGTCGAGCGGCTCACCGGGGTGCCGGTGCCCGACCAGCGGCGTACCGTCTTCGCCCTCGCCCGCGCGGAGAAGGCGATGATCCTGACCGCCCGGGGTGCGGAGCAGCACCGCAGCGGCACCGACACCGCCCAGGCCTGGATCAACCTCGCGCTCGCCCTCGGCCTGCCCGGCCGGCGGGGCAGCGGCTGGGGCACGGTCACCGGCCAGGGCAACGGCCAGGGCGGCCGGGAACACGGGCAGAAGGCCGACCAGCTCCCCGGCTACCGGTCGCTGACCGACCCCGCCGCCCGGGCCCACGTGGCCGCCGTCTGGGGCGTCGATCCCGACGACCTGCCGAAGCCGGGGAGAAGCGCGTTCGAGCTGCTCGACGCGCTCGGCACCGACGGCGGGGTCCGGACCCTGCTGGTGCTCGCCTCCAACGTGGCCGTCTCCGCCCCCGACGCCCGCCGCGTGATCAGCCGGCTGGGCGACCTCGACTTCCTCGCCGTCAGCGACTTCTTCCTGTCCGAGACCGCCGAGCTCGCCGACGTCGTCCTCCCCAGCGCCATGTGGGCGGAGGAGGCCGGCACCATGACCAACCTCGAGGGCCGGGTCATCCGCCGCCGCCGCGCGCTCGACCCGCCGGACGGCGTGCGCGACGACCTGCAGCTGCTCGCCGAGCTCGCCGACCGCCTCGGGGCGGGGGAACTGTTCAGCGGCGATCCGGAGACGGTGTTCGAGGAGCTCGGCCGCGCCAGCGCCGGCGGGACGGCGGACTACTCGGGCATCAGCTACCGGCGCATCGACGAGGAGCAGGGCGTCTTCTGGCCCTGCCCCGGCGAGACGCACCCGGGCACCCCGCGGCTGTTCCTCGACCGCTTCGCCACCCCGGACGGGCGGGCCCGGTTCCTCCGGGTGGAGCACGTCGACGCCCACGAGCGCCCCGACGCCGACCACCCGTACGTCCTCACCACCGGCCGGGTGCTGGCCCAGTACCAGTCGGGCACGCAGACCCGCCGGACGCGCAGCCTCCAGCTGATCGCGCCGAGCCCCCGGGCGGAGCTGCACCCGGATCTCGCGCGGGCGCTGGGCGTGGGCAACGACGACGTCGTCGAGCTGAGCACTCGCCGCGGACGGGCGCGCTTCCACGCATCGGTCACCGACACGATCCGCCCCGACACCGTCTTCGTCCCGTTCCACTGGGGCGGCGGGGCCAGCGCCAACGCGCTCACCGACGCCGACGCGCTCGACCCGACCAGCAAGATGCCCGCCTTCAAGGTCTGCGCCGTCGCCGTCACCCGGGTCGGCGGCCCGGAGGAGCGCATCCCGCCGCCGCCCGCGGCCGCCCAGCCCCGGCCCACGGCCCACCGGCCTGCCACCGCCCCCGTGCCCCACCCGCCGTCCCGCACGACGACGACCAGGAGAACCCCCGTGAAGAGCACCCCCCGTTTCCTGCAAGGCGTCTTCCCGATCACCGGGGAGGGGCTGTCCAAGCCGGGACCGATCGATCCGGCGCTGCACTACACCGTGCCCACCGGCCACACGGCGCAGGCGCTCTACTTCCGCGGGGGGAACTCGACCGCCGAACTGGTCTACGTGCTGCTCGTGCGCGACGGCAAGCCGATGCGGTGGTTCCCGATCGGCGCCAAGGCCGACACCCACGTGCCGCTGCGCGTGGTCGAGGACCTGGTGGGCGGCTCCGTCGTGGAGCTGCACGCAGCGGCGCCCGAGGGCGTCACCGGCGAGCTCGTGGTCGACCTGGGCCTGGTGGAGGTCTGA
- the nirB gene encoding nitrite reductase large subunit NirB, whose amino-acid sequence MTVTDSRVLGGRRTGATTLHLDDELDLRGRLVVVGNGMAGARFVEEVLERGGGEQFRITVFGDEPHGNYNRIMLSPVLAGESHEDEIVLNSHEWYADNGIDLRAGVPVERIDTAAKQVHAADGSVTGYDHLVLATGSYSFIPPMKGVRDDAGELLPGVYGFRTIDETRAMLDAVGRCRRAVVMGGGLLGLEAARALQGHGLHVELVHAAPYLMNMQLDPEAGAILKRSVESLGIAVHLDVFATEVIGGDRVRGVGLADGRQLDADLLVIAAGVRPSSDIAVRSGLEVERGIVVDDQLRTDDPDVYAIGECAQHRGSVYGLVAPAWEHAKVLADVLTGTDPDAEYHGSRTATKLKVAGVDVAVMGVNTPERDDDEFLVISEPKRGVHLSVVIRDDKLVGATLLGDTRKVAFLTQAFDRGAPLPEERIRLLVDLSDGVEEVGVAEMPADSQVCNCNGVSKGDICGAVADGCSSVGAVMDRTRAGKGCGSCKSLVKQIVEWAADGELTEDPSASWYVPGIPMAKPELMAAIRQQDLRSVSAVFAALAPGGQEDAKSKMGLTSLLRTIWGTEYVQENDAKFINDRVHGNIQRDGTFSVVPQMKGGVTTPAQLRRIAEVAEKYEVPMVKVTGGQRIDLLGVRKEDLPAMWDDLGMPSGYAYGKSFRTVKTCVGSDFCRFGLGDSTQLGIDLETRFQGIESPAKMKLAVVGCPRNCAEAYVKDVGVVAIGDGRWEVYVGGAAGATVRKGDLLATVDSPEEVITLAGRFMQYYRENANWLERTYDFVPRVGLQKIQQVLLEDSEGIVADLDEGMQRSIDAYTDPWGQDGKEPATPGQFRPSLPLVELPKVPVR is encoded by the coding sequence ATGACGGTCACCGACAGCCGGGTGCTGGGCGGCCGGCGCACCGGCGCCACGACGCTGCACCTGGACGACGAGCTCGACCTCCGCGGCCGCCTGGTGGTCGTGGGCAACGGCATGGCCGGCGCCCGGTTCGTGGAGGAGGTGCTCGAGCGCGGCGGTGGGGAGCAGTTCCGGATCACCGTCTTCGGCGACGAGCCGCACGGCAACTACAACCGGATCATGCTCTCGCCGGTGCTGGCCGGCGAGTCGCACGAGGACGAGATCGTCCTCAACTCCCACGAGTGGTACGCCGACAACGGCATCGACCTGCGCGCCGGGGTGCCGGTCGAGCGGATCGACACCGCGGCCAAGCAGGTGCACGCCGCCGACGGCAGCGTGACCGGCTACGACCACCTGGTCCTGGCCACCGGCAGCTACTCGTTCATCCCGCCGATGAAGGGCGTCCGCGACGACGCCGGCGAACTGCTGCCCGGGGTGTACGGCTTCCGGACCATCGACGAGACCCGGGCGATGCTCGACGCCGTCGGCCGGTGCCGCCGGGCCGTCGTCATGGGCGGCGGGCTGCTCGGACTTGAGGCCGCCCGGGCCCTGCAGGGCCACGGCCTGCACGTGGAGCTGGTGCACGCCGCGCCCTACCTGATGAACATGCAGCTGGACCCGGAGGCGGGCGCGATCCTCAAGCGCAGCGTCGAGTCGCTCGGGATCGCCGTCCACCTCGACGTCTTCGCCACCGAGGTGATCGGCGGTGACCGTGTCCGCGGTGTGGGCCTGGCCGACGGGCGGCAGCTCGACGCCGATCTCCTCGTCATCGCCGCCGGGGTGCGGCCCAGCTCCGACATCGCCGTCCGCTCGGGGCTGGAGGTCGAACGCGGCATCGTCGTCGACGACCAGCTGCGCACCGACGACCCGGACGTCTACGCCATCGGCGAGTGCGCCCAGCACCGCGGCTCGGTCTACGGGCTGGTCGCCCCGGCCTGGGAGCACGCCAAGGTGCTCGCCGACGTGCTGACCGGTACCGACCCCGACGCCGAGTACCACGGCAGCCGGACGGCGACGAAACTCAAGGTCGCCGGGGTCGACGTCGCCGTGATGGGCGTCAACACCCCCGAGCGCGACGACGACGAGTTCCTGGTGATCTCCGAGCCCAAGCGGGGCGTGCACCTGTCGGTGGTCATCCGCGACGACAAGCTCGTCGGCGCGACGCTGCTCGGCGACACCCGCAAGGTCGCGTTCCTCACCCAGGCCTTCGACCGCGGCGCGCCGCTGCCCGAGGAGCGGATCCGGCTGCTGGTCGACCTCTCCGACGGCGTCGAGGAGGTCGGCGTCGCCGAGATGCCCGCCGACAGCCAGGTGTGCAACTGCAACGGCGTCAGCAAGGGCGACATCTGCGGGGCCGTGGCCGACGGCTGCAGCAGCGTCGGTGCGGTCATGGACCGCACCCGCGCCGGCAAGGGCTGCGGCTCGTGCAAGTCGCTGGTCAAGCAGATCGTCGAGTGGGCCGCCGACGGCGAGCTCACCGAGGACCCTTCGGCGTCCTGGTACGTCCCCGGCATCCCGATGGCCAAACCGGAGTTGATGGCCGCCATCCGGCAGCAGGACCTGCGGAGCGTCTCGGCCGTCTTCGCCGCGCTGGCCCCGGGCGGGCAGGAGGACGCCAAGTCCAAGATGGGCCTGACCTCGCTGCTGCGGACGATCTGGGGCACCGAGTACGTCCAGGAGAACGACGCGAAGTTCATCAACGACCGGGTGCACGGCAACATCCAGCGCGACGGCACCTTCTCCGTCGTCCCGCAGATGAAGGGCGGGGTCACCACCCCGGCGCAGCTGCGCCGGATCGCCGAGGTCGCCGAGAAGTACGAGGTCCCGATGGTCAAGGTGACCGGCGGGCAGCGGATCGACCTGCTCGGCGTCCGCAAGGAGGACCTGCCGGCGATGTGGGACGACCTGGGCATGCCGTCCGGATACGCCTACGGCAAGAGCTTCCGCACCGTGAAGACCTGCGTGGGCAGCGACTTCTGCAGGTTCGGCCTCGGCGACTCCACCCAGCTCGGCATCGACCTGGAGACCCGGTTCCAGGGCATCGAGAGCCCGGCCAAGATGAAGCTCGCCGTCGTCGGCTGCCCGCGCAACTGCGCCGAGGCCTACGTCAAGGACGTCGGCGTCGTGGCCATCGGCGACGGCAGGTGGGAGGTCTACGTCGGCGGCGCCGCCGGGGCCACCGTCCGCAAGGGTGACCTGCTGGCCACTGTCGACTCGCCCGAGGAGGTCATCACGCTCGCCGGCCGGTTCATGCAGTATTACCGGGAGAACGCGAACTGGCTGGAGCGCACCTACGACTTCGTGCCGCGCGTCGGCCTGCAGAAGATCCAGCAGGTCCTGCTCGAGGACAGCGAGGGGATCGTCGCCGACCTGGACGAGGGCATGCAGAGGTCGATCGACGCGTACACCGACCCGTGGGGCCAGGACGGGAAGGAACCGGCCACGCCCGGCCAGTTCCGCCCGTCCCTGCCGCTGGTCGAGCTGCCGAAGGTGCCGGTCCGATGA